A genomic stretch from Bradyrhizobium quebecense includes:
- a CDS encoding FAS1-like dehydratase domain-containing protein: MTDKLDLDHLRQWIGRSQEASDVVTKYLVMGLRATLFQEIGEPKAGDAAPWTTHWCLAQPVFPMSQLGPDGHPTRGGFLPPVPLPRRMWAGGELEFFDALRIGDDAKRTSRIADVTVKSGSTGTLCFVSVHHEVTTSRGLAVRERQDIVYREMTSTQAAAPAKAAPPPPAAQHRESHVSDPVLLFRYSALTFNGHRIHYDRDYVTKVEGYPGLIFHGPLQASFIVEFAAKLRGGKPPKKLTYRGVQPLFEGSEFSINANDKDDGMELWTANAEGQPTMKGTATW; encoded by the coding sequence ATGACCGATAAACTCGACCTCGATCACCTCCGCCAGTGGATCGGCCGCTCCCAGGAGGCCTCCGACGTCGTCACCAAATATCTCGTGATGGGACTGCGTGCGACGCTGTTCCAGGAGATCGGCGAGCCGAAGGCCGGCGACGCCGCGCCGTGGACCACGCATTGGTGCCTGGCGCAGCCGGTATTTCCGATGTCGCAGCTTGGCCCCGACGGCCACCCGACCCGCGGCGGCTTCCTGCCGCCGGTGCCACTGCCGCGCCGGATGTGGGCCGGCGGCGAACTCGAATTCTTCGACGCGTTGCGCATCGGCGACGACGCCAAACGCACCTCGCGCATCGCCGACGTCACGGTGAAATCGGGCTCGACCGGCACGCTATGCTTCGTCTCGGTCCATCACGAGGTGACGACCTCGCGCGGGCTTGCGGTTCGCGAGCGGCAGGACATCGTCTATCGCGAGATGACGAGCACACAAGCCGCAGCGCCCGCCAAAGCGGCGCCGCCTCCTCCGGCCGCGCAGCATCGCGAGAGCCACGTCTCCGATCCGGTGCTCTTGTTCCGCTATTCGGCCCTGACCTTCAACGGCCACCGCATCCACTACGACCGCGACTACGTCACCAAGGTCGAGGGCTATCCGGGCCTGATCTTCCACGGCCCGCTGCAGGCCTCCTTCATCGTCGAATTCGCCGCGAAACTCCGCGGAGGCAAGCCGCCGAAGAAGCTCACCTATCGCGGCGTGCAGCCGCTGTTCGAGGGCAGCGAGTTCTCGATCAATGCCAACGACAAGGACGACGGCATGGAGCTGTGGACCGCCAATGCCGAGGGCCAGCCGACCATGAAGGGCACGGCGACCTGGTAG
- the hisC gene encoding histidinol-phosphate transaminase codes for MSRFWSSVVHNLSPYVPGEQPKIDGLIKLNTNENPYPPSPRAVAAISATTDRLRLYPDPRATALREAIAARYGVTADEVFVGNGSDEVLAHAFPALLKHDAPLLFPDITYSFYPVYCRLYGVGYEAIPLDAAMRIQLADYRRPGSAILLCNPNAPTGIALPRAAIEALVTEHPDRLVVVDEAYVDFGAESAVPLVARHDNLLVIQTLSKSRALAGLRVGFAVGQRPLIEALERVKDSFNSYPLDCFAIAGAVASIEDDAWFEETRHRIIRSREALARGLTEFGFEVLPSHASFVFARHGGHRGADLAAKLRERGVLVRHFQKPRIEDFLRITVGTDDECGRLISLLRQMV; via the coding sequence ATGAGTCGCTTCTGGAGTTCGGTCGTCCACAATCTGTCGCCATACGTGCCCGGCGAGCAGCCGAAGATCGACGGCCTGATCAAGCTCAACACCAACGAGAATCCCTACCCGCCGTCGCCGCGCGCGGTAGCGGCGATCAGCGCGACCACGGATCGCCTGCGGCTCTATCCGGATCCGCGCGCAACCGCCCTGCGCGAGGCAATCGCGGCGCGCTACGGCGTCACGGCGGACGAAGTGTTCGTCGGCAACGGCTCGGACGAGGTGCTGGCCCACGCCTTTCCGGCGCTTTTGAAGCACGACGCGCCGCTGCTATTCCCCGACATCACCTACAGCTTCTACCCGGTCTATTGCCGCCTCTATGGTGTCGGCTACGAGGCGATCCCGCTCGATGCCGCGATGCGGATACAGCTTGCGGACTATCGGCGGCCGGGCAGCGCCATCCTGCTATGCAATCCCAACGCGCCGACCGGCATCGCGCTGCCGCGCGCCGCGATCGAGGCGCTCGTCACTGAGCATCCCGACCGGCTGGTGGTGGTCGACGAGGCCTATGTCGATTTCGGCGCCGAGAGCGCCGTGCCGCTCGTCGCGCGCCACGACAATCTGCTGGTGATCCAGACGCTCTCGAAGTCGCGCGCGCTGGCGGGACTGCGGGTCGGCTTCGCCGTCGGCCAGCGCCCGCTGATCGAGGCGCTGGAGCGCGTCAAGGACAGCTTCAACTCCTATCCGCTGGATTGCTTCGCGATCGCGGGTGCCGTCGCCTCGATCGAGGACGACGCATGGTTTGAGGAGACGCGGCATCGCATCATCCGGAGCCGCGAGGCGCTCGCCCGCGGCCTCACTGAGTTCGGCTTCGAAGTGCTGCCGTCGCATGCGAGTTTCGTGTTCGCCCGCCATGGCGGCCATCGCGGCGCGGATCTCGCCGCGAAGCTGCGCGAGCGCGGCGTGCTGGTGCGGCATTTCCAGAAGCCGCGGATCGAGGACTTTTTGCGCATCACGGTCGGCACGGACGATGAATGCGGCCGCCTGATCAGCCTGCTGCGTCAGATGGTCTGA
- a CDS encoding putative quinol monooxygenase produces the protein MAKLALIATVEVAPEKRDQVLSLLSAHGARSLRDEPGTLHFEILVPREDAAKLLIYEVYQDDTAFEAHRNARSIAQFREETAGFGIKITATRCTPAA, from the coding sequence ATGGCCAAGCTTGCACTCATTGCCACCGTCGAGGTCGCGCCGGAGAAGCGGGATCAGGTGTTGTCGCTGCTCTCGGCGCACGGCGCCCGTTCGCTCAGGGATGAACCGGGCACGCTGCATTTCGAGATCCTGGTGCCGCGCGAGGATGCCGCGAAGCTGCTGATCTACGAGGTCTACCAGGATGACACCGCGTTCGAGGCGCATCGCAACGCGCGCTCGATCGCGCAGTTTCGCGAAGAGACGGCAGGGTTCGGCATCAAGATCACCGCGACGCGGTGCACGCCGGCCGCGTAG
- a CDS encoding epoxide hydrolase family protein: MTTTSTPAAIATGQLNQDGIDQDRRRLLTGAALGLIAAGAASLFPSHPAAAATGDAIRPFRINIPEEDLVDLRRRLAATRWSDKETVNDDSQGVPQAMLRDLVRYWQTDHDWRKVEARLNALPQFVTEIDGLDIHFIHVHSKHDNALPLIVTHGWPGSVIEQMKIIDPLTDPTAHGGSASDAFHLVIPSMPGYGFSGKPAAVGWDPQRIAQAWVQLMKRLGYGKFVAQGGDWGSPVSNEMAKLGAPELLGIHVNLPGVVPPEVLNAVVSGGPAPDNLSAEEQHAFDQIKLQFMKRRAYALIMGTRPQTLAAFADSPAGLAAWLLDHGDGYAQPAAAMQSAVLGRAVNGHPAGALTRDDVLDNITLYWLTNSAISSARLYWENKTNLYLPANVAIPAAVTAFPGESFVAPRSWAEKAYHKLIYFHQAEAGGHFAAWEQPDIFSREVRDAFRPLRS; the protein is encoded by the coding sequence ATGACCACAACATCGACACCAGCTGCAATCGCAACAGGCCAATTGAACCAGGACGGCATCGACCAGGACCGGCGCAGGCTGCTGACGGGCGCGGCGCTGGGCCTGATCGCTGCCGGTGCTGCCAGCCTGTTCCCCTCGCATCCCGCCGCGGCGGCCACCGGTGACGCGATCCGCCCATTCCGCATCAACATTCCCGAAGAAGACCTTGTCGACCTTCGCCGCCGTCTGGCCGCGACCCGATGGTCCGACAAGGAGACGGTCAATGACGACTCCCAGGGCGTTCCGCAAGCGATGCTGCGCGATCTCGTCCGCTACTGGCAGACCGACCACGACTGGCGGAAGGTGGAGGCGCGGCTCAACGCCCTGCCGCAGTTCGTCACCGAAATCGACGGGTTGGACATTCACTTCATTCACGTTCACTCGAAGCATGACAATGCGCTGCCGCTGATCGTCACGCATGGCTGGCCGGGTTCGGTCATCGAGCAGATGAAGATCATCGATCCCCTGACCGATCCCACCGCGCACGGCGGTAGCGCGTCGGATGCGTTCCATCTCGTGATCCCGTCGATGCCGGGCTACGGCTTTTCCGGCAAGCCGGCTGCGGTCGGCTGGGATCCGCAGCGCATTGCGCAGGCCTGGGTCCAGCTGATGAAGCGGCTCGGTTACGGCAAGTTCGTGGCGCAGGGTGGCGACTGGGGTTCGCCAGTCTCCAATGAAATGGCCAAGCTGGGAGCGCCCGAACTGCTCGGCATCCACGTCAATCTGCCTGGCGTCGTTCCGCCCGAGGTCCTCAACGCGGTCGTTTCGGGTGGTCCCGCGCCGGACAATCTGTCAGCAGAAGAGCAGCACGCCTTCGACCAGATCAAGCTTCAGTTCATGAAACGGCGCGCCTATGCGCTGATCATGGGCACGCGCCCGCAGACGCTTGCGGCTTTTGCGGATTCGCCGGCGGGCCTGGCTGCCTGGCTGCTCGATCACGGCGACGGCTATGCCCAGCCGGCCGCGGCGATGCAATCAGCCGTGCTCGGGCGCGCAGTCAATGGACATCCCGCCGGCGCACTGACCCGCGACGACGTGCTCGACAACATCACGCTGTACTGGCTCACCAACAGCGCGATTTCCTCGGCGCGTCTGTACTGGGAGAACAAGACCAACCTCTATCTGCCGGCCAATGTCGCGATCCCCGCCGCCGTGACTGCGTTCCCCGGCGAGAGTTTTGTCGCGCCGCGGAGCTGGGCGGAAAAGGCCTATCACAAGCTGATCTACTTCCATCAGGCCGAGGCCGGCGGCCATTTCGCGGCGTGGGAGCAGCCCGACATCTTCAGCAGAGAGGTTCGGGACGCGTTCCGACCGCTGCGCAGCTGA
- a CDS encoding isochorismatase family cysteine hydrolase produces MSQITYPRERTALLLVDPYNDFLSEGGMVFPRIKPVADEVGLLDNLRQLDGAVRAAGIQVVIVPHRRWEPGDYEDWDHPNPTQRLIMQRHSFARGEWGGEWHPDLAPKPGDLIAQEHWGQSGFANTNLDFLLKQKGVTHVIVVGLLANTCIESTGRFAMELGYHVTLVRDATAAFSHDMMHAAHELNGPTYAHSILTTAEAIAALPAASLSKETVK; encoded by the coding sequence ATGTCCCAGATCACCTATCCACGCGAGCGAACCGCGCTGCTTCTCGTCGATCCCTACAATGATTTCCTCTCCGAGGGCGGCATGGTCTTTCCACGCATCAAGCCGGTCGCCGACGAGGTCGGGCTGCTCGACAATCTGCGCCAGCTCGACGGCGCGGTCCGGGCCGCCGGCATCCAGGTGGTGATCGTCCCGCACCGCCGCTGGGAGCCGGGCGATTACGAGGATTGGGATCATCCCAACCCGACCCAGCGCTTGATCATGCAGCGCCACAGCTTTGCGCGCGGCGAATGGGGCGGGGAATGGCATCCCGACCTTGCGCCCAAGCCCGGCGATCTGATCGCCCAGGAGCATTGGGGGCAGAGCGGGTTCGCCAACACCAATCTTGATTTCCTACTGAAGCAGAAAGGCGTCACGCATGTGATCGTGGTCGGGCTGCTGGCCAATACCTGCATCGAGTCGACCGGCCGCTTCGCGATGGAGCTCGGCTACCACGTGACGCTGGTGCGCGATGCCACCGCCGCCTTCTCGCACGACATGATGCACGCCGCTCACGAGTTGAATGGCCCGACCTACGCCCATTCCATCCTGACAACGGCCGAGGCGATCGCGGCGTTACCGGCGGCCTCTCTTTCCAAGGAGACAGTCAAATGA
- a CDS encoding VOC family protein → MTTEQGPTAAKVDLKLEVVVIPVSDVDRAKRFYQDLGWRLDADFVRPDGSRAVQLTPPGSPTSIHLGSGSALPRFLIVNDIEAARAELIARGADVSEVFHRGAEGRIKGPDPDRPSYGALATFNDPDGNAWLLQQVTQRLPGRVDGNSTNFSSSADLAAALRRAAAAHGEHEKRTGGHDANWPDWYADYIVSEQAGKPLPE, encoded by the coding sequence ATGACCACCGAACAGGGGCCGACAGCGGCCAAAGTCGATTTGAAGCTCGAAGTCGTCGTCATTCCGGTCTCGGATGTCGACCGCGCCAAGCGCTTCTATCAGGACCTGGGCTGGCGGCTAGATGCCGACTTCGTCAGGCCCGACGGTTCGCGCGCCGTGCAACTGACGCCGCCGGGTTCGCCGACCTCGATCCATCTCGGCTCGGGATCCGCGCTGCCGCGCTTCCTGATCGTGAACGACATCGAAGCGGCGCGCGCCGAGCTGATCGCGCGCGGCGCCGATGTCAGCGAGGTGTTTCACCGCGGCGCGGAAGGCCGCATCAAGGGGCCGGACCCGGACCGGCCGAGCTACGGGGCGCTCGCCACGTTCAACGATCCCGACGGAAACGCCTGGCTGCTGCAGCAGGTGACGCAACGCCTGCCCGGGCGGGTCGACGGCAACAGCACGAATTTCTCCTCATCGGCCGATCTCGCCGCCGCGCTGCGCCGCGCGGCAGCAGCCCATGGCGAGCACGAGAAGCGGACCGGCGGGCACGATGCGAACTGGCCCGATTGGTACGCCGACTACATCGTCAGCGAACAGGCCGGCAAGCCGCTGCCCGAGTGA
- a CDS encoding winged helix-turn-helix transcriptional regulator translates to MKDNAADQTLCPVARAETVVGDRWTVLVLRELFARNHRFEEIQAQSGGTPQMITARLKKLEADGLVTRRVYNKRPLRHEYHLTEKGEAFFPVLMALRAWGETWCKSPREGRAMNYTHLVCGKPAGLGPVCESCGEPVRRADMVGERTPKYQRERDARWEAFKASR, encoded by the coding sequence ATGAAGGACAACGCGGCTGACCAAACGCTGTGCCCTGTCGCTCGCGCCGAAACCGTTGTGGGCGACCGCTGGACAGTACTTGTTCTGCGCGAACTGTTCGCGCGGAATCATCGCTTCGAGGAGATCCAGGCGCAATCCGGCGGCACGCCGCAGATGATCACGGCACGGCTGAAAAAGCTGGAAGCGGACGGTCTGGTGACGCGGCGCGTCTACAACAAGCGCCCGTTGCGCCACGAGTATCACCTCACCGAGAAGGGCGAAGCGTTCTTTCCGGTGCTGATGGCGTTGCGCGCCTGGGGCGAGACCTGGTGCAAGTCACCGCGGGAAGGCCGCGCAATGAACTACACCCATCTCGTCTGCGGCAAGCCGGCCGGGCTCGGTCCGGTCTGCGAGTCCTGCGGCGAGCCGGTGCGCCGCGCCGACATGGTGGGCGAGCGGACGCCCAAGTACCAAAGAGAGCGCGATGCGCGATGGGAGGCCTTCAAGGCAAGCCGCTGA
- a CDS encoding tautomerase family protein, whose product MPFVRIDLKRGKSAEYRKTLGEIVYKAMREVINVPENDKFQVITEHDRGDLNYADSYLGNTYSDDLIFIQITLNAGRTVEMKKAFYKRIVDDFQSQLQGRPDDIFISLVEVAKENWSFGNGIAQYAS is encoded by the coding sequence ATGCCATTCGTTCGTATCGACCTGAAGCGCGGCAAGTCCGCCGAGTATCGCAAGACCCTGGGCGAGATCGTCTACAAGGCGATGCGCGAGGTGATCAACGTGCCCGAGAATGACAAGTTTCAGGTCATCACCGAGCACGATCGCGGCGACCTGAATTATGCCGACAGCTATCTGGGCAACACCTACAGCGACGATCTCATCTTCATCCAGATCACGCTGAATGCCGGGCGTACGGTCGAGATGAAGAAGGCGTTCTACAAGCGGATCGTGGATGATTTCCAGAGCCAGCTGCAGGGACGCCCGGACGATATCTTCATCAGCCTGGTCGAGGTCGCCAAGGAAAACTGGTCGTTCGGCAACGGCATCGCACAATACGCGAGCTGA
- the blaBJP gene encoding BJP family subclass B3 metallo-beta-lactamase, translating to MRTIAAALCALALIATGAQAQTLKDFMAVVMKKWTAPFEPFQLIDNVYYVGTDGIAVYVIKTSQGLILMDTAMQQSTGMIKDNIAKLGFKEGDIKYILNTHAHLDHTGGFAEIKQETGAQLIAGERDKPLLEGGYYPGDENNADLAFAPVKVDRSVKEGDKVTLGDVTLTAHTTPGHSPGCTSWETTVKDGNQQRNVLFFCSGTVALNRLVGRPTYPGIVDDYRSTFAKVKAMKVDVLLGPHPEVYDMQAKRAQMKDGAPNPFVKPGENATYVAGLEQDFDKQIAKQTAALQKAN from the coding sequence ATGAGGACGATCGCAGCCGCGCTGTGCGCGCTCGCGTTGATCGCAACCGGGGCGCAAGCACAGACGCTCAAGGATTTCATGGCTGTTGTCATGAAGAAATGGACCGCGCCGTTCGAACCGTTCCAGCTGATCGACAATGTCTACTATGTGGGCACTGACGGGATCGCGGTCTACGTCATCAAGACGTCGCAGGGGCTGATCCTGATGGACACGGCGATGCAGCAGTCGACCGGCATGATCAAGGACAACATCGCCAAGCTCGGCTTCAAGGAAGGCGACATCAAATATATCCTCAACACCCACGCCCATCTCGACCACACCGGCGGCTTTGCCGAGATCAAGCAGGAGACCGGCGCGCAGCTGATCGCCGGCGAGCGCGACAAGCCGCTGCTCGAGGGCGGCTACTATCCGGGCGACGAGAACAACGCCGATCTTGCCTTTGCGCCGGTCAAGGTCGACCGCTCCGTCAAGGAAGGCGACAAGGTGACGCTCGGCGACGTGACGCTGACCGCGCACACCACGCCCGGCCATTCGCCCGGCTGCACCAGCTGGGAGACGACGGTGAAAGACGGCAACCAGCAGCGCAACGTGCTGTTCTTCTGCAGCGGAACGGTGGCGCTGAACCGGCTGGTCGGCCGCCCGACCTATCCCGGCATCGTCGACGACTACCGCTCGACCTTCGCCAAGGTCAAGGCGATGAAGGTCGACGTGCTGCTCGGACCGCATCCGGAGGTCTACGACATGCAGGCCAAGCGCGCACAGATGAAGGACGGCGCGCCGAACCCGTTCGTCAAACCGGGCGAAAACGCCACCTATGTGGCGGGGCTGGAGCAGGATTTCGACAAGCAGATCGCCAAGCAGACTGCTGCGCTGCAGAAGGCCAATTAG
- the mdlC gene encoding benzoylformate decarboxylase, with translation MSSRKPAASNGKTVTVKDATFGLLRAWGIKKVFGNPGSTELPFLSDWPDDIDYVLGLQEASVVGMADGYALATRNAGFVNLHSAAGVGNALGNIYNAYRNQTPLVITAGQQARSIMPLQAFLYAERASEFPRPYVKFAVEPARAEDVPAAIARAYYVAMQPPCGPTFVSVPIDDWAHATQPLDARQVGREIGPDLSAMQALAAALGEAKSPALVVGPAVDRAQAVDLMVKVAEKTKAAVWASPFSARCSFPERHPQFAGFLHAAPGQLSDALRDHDLVVVVGAPVFTFHVEGHAAIFDGATTIFQVTDDPDAAAMTPTGHSIVATMKPALTALLEMLPETRRTASPGRVLPPAPAAGDPIPAEYALHALSAAMGPHDALVEEVPSHRPLMQKAMPMRGQDSFYTMASGGLGYSLPAAVGMALGRSTGRTVCLIGDGSAMYSIQALWTAAQRKLPLTVVVMNNSGYGAMRSFSQVMQVRNVPGLDLPGIDFVKLAEGMGCDAVRVTKSAELPGAYQRALSHPGASLIEVMVDSAVPLLYAQKA, from the coding sequence ATGTCGTCCCGCAAACCCGCCGCCAGCAACGGCAAGACCGTCACCGTCAAGGACGCCACCTTCGGCCTCCTGCGCGCGTGGGGCATCAAGAAGGTATTCGGCAATCCCGGCTCGACCGAGCTGCCGTTCCTGAGCGACTGGCCCGACGACATCGACTATGTGCTCGGCCTACAGGAGGCCTCCGTGGTCGGCATGGCCGACGGCTACGCACTGGCGACGCGCAATGCCGGTTTCGTCAATTTGCATTCGGCGGCCGGCGTCGGCAACGCGCTCGGCAACATCTACAACGCCTATCGCAACCAGACCCCGCTCGTGATCACCGCCGGCCAGCAGGCGCGCTCCATCATGCCGCTGCAGGCGTTCCTCTATGCCGAGCGCGCCTCCGAATTCCCGCGGCCTTACGTGAAATTCGCGGTCGAGCCGGCGCGCGCCGAGGACGTGCCGGCGGCGATCGCACGCGCCTATTATGTCGCGATGCAGCCGCCCTGCGGACCGACCTTCGTCTCGGTGCCGATCGACGACTGGGCGCATGCGACGCAGCCGCTCGATGCACGCCAGGTCGGCCGCGAAATCGGCCCCGATCTGTCGGCGATGCAGGCGCTCGCCGCCGCGCTCGGCGAGGCCAAGAGCCCCGCCCTCGTCGTCGGCCCCGCCGTCGATCGCGCGCAAGCCGTCGATCTCATGGTGAAAGTCGCCGAGAAGACGAAGGCCGCGGTCTGGGCCAGCCCATTCTCGGCGCGCTGCTCGTTCCCCGAGCGCCATCCGCAATTTGCCGGCTTCCTGCATGCCGCACCGGGTCAGCTCTCCGATGCCTTGCGCGATCACGATCTTGTCGTCGTGGTCGGCGCGCCGGTGTTCACGTTCCATGTCGAGGGCCATGCCGCGATCTTCGACGGCGCGACCACGATCTTTCAGGTCACCGACGATCCCGATGCCGCCGCGATGACGCCGACCGGCCACAGCATCGTCGCGACCATGAAGCCGGCGCTGACGGCGCTGCTAGAGATGCTGCCCGAGACCAGGCGCACCGCATCGCCGGGCCGCGTCCTGCCGCCGGCGCCCGCGGCCGGCGATCCGATCCCTGCCGAATACGCGCTGCATGCACTCTCGGCCGCGATGGGACCGCACGATGCGCTGGTCGAGGAGGTGCCGTCGCATCGCCCGCTGATGCAGAAGGCAATGCCGATGCGCGGCCAGGACAGTTTCTACACCATGGCGAGCGGCGGCCTCGGCTACAGCCTGCCGGCCGCGGTCGGCATGGCGCTCGGCCGCAGCACGGGGCGCACGGTCTGCCTGATCGGCGACGGCTCGGCGATGTATTCGATCCAGGCGCTGTGGACCGCCGCGCAGCGCAAGCTGCCGCTGACGGTCGTCGTGATGAACAATTCCGGCTACGGCGCGATGCGTTCGTTCAGCCAGGTGATGCAGGTGCGCAACGTGCCGGGCCTCGACCTGCCCGGCATCGATTTCGTCAAGCTCGCCGAGGGCATGGGCTGCGATGCGGTGCGGGTGACGAAATCCGCCGAGCTTCCGGGCGCCTACCAGCGCGCCCTCTCGCATCCGGGCGCCAGCCTGATCGAGGTGATGGTCGATTCCGCGGTGCCGTTGCTTTACGCGCAGAAGGCGTGA
- a CDS encoding 4-hydroxyphenylacetate 3-hydroxylase family protein: MLMTAADYRESLRRYKPRVFVNGEAIASVADEPSLAPGVAGVGVTYDFAHRAEHAPIMTARQGTSGKTVNRMLHINESSQDLLYKLEAVRLVCRTSGCAQRYLTHDALNGLYQATKLTDDRHGTDYSQRFRNYLHEVQDQDLTLGIAMTDAKGDRSKRPGLQANPDVYVHIKERRPDGIVIRGTKAIVTGAPYMHEFLVMPCRTHVPADKDFAVCCAVPVDAPGVTIIARPAGRPGDASAKFSAKYGQSVGVVMFDDVFVPHDRVFLAGETEEGGFLTTSYATHHRHSCIGARAGFGDLLIGAGALMIEANGLDAEKHAHIREAMVELITITESFYACGVASSVYCTGDPAGSVMPDAVFSNIGKLLLATKIYDMHRVAHYVSGGLIVALPGPDEDHNPETRASLAAVMGGRPDIPAEQRAEVARLIEDLTVSHEAGWYSVISLHGGGSPEAMKREIWRNYPVMEKAELVENLLGRGLVDEGRRVSKQPGRCCATGCEVPAPSERVLEQVPDLVR, translated from the coding sequence ATGCTGATGACGGCCGCGGACTACCGGGAATCCCTGCGCCGCTACAAGCCCAGGGTGTTCGTCAACGGCGAGGCGATAGCGAGCGTCGCCGACGAGCCGTCGCTGGCGCCGGGCGTGGCGGGTGTCGGCGTGACCTACGATTTCGCGCATCGCGCCGAGCACGCGCCGATCATGACGGCGCGGCAGGGCACTTCGGGCAAGACCGTCAACCGGATGCTCCACATCAATGAGAGCTCGCAGGACCTACTCTACAAGCTCGAGGCGGTGCGGCTGGTGTGCAGGACGTCGGGCTGCGCCCAGCGCTACCTCACCCACGATGCCCTGAACGGCCTCTATCAGGCGACGAAGCTGACCGACGATCGCCACGGCACGGACTACAGCCAGCGCTTCCGCAATTATCTGCACGAGGTGCAGGACCAGGACCTGACGCTCGGCATCGCCATGACCGATGCGAAGGGCGATCGCTCCAAGCGCCCGGGCCTGCAAGCCAATCCGGACGTCTATGTGCACATCAAGGAGCGCCGCCCCGACGGCATCGTGATCCGCGGCACCAAGGCGATCGTCACCGGCGCGCCCTACATGCACGAATTCCTGGTCATGCCCTGCCGCACCCACGTCCCTGCCGACAAGGATTTTGCGGTCTGCTGTGCGGTGCCTGTCGATGCGCCCGGCGTCACCATCATCGCGCGCCCGGCGGGCCGGCCCGGCGATGCATCGGCGAAATTCTCGGCGAAGTATGGCCAGTCGGTCGGCGTCGTGATGTTCGACGACGTGTTCGTGCCGCATGACCGCGTCTTCCTCGCCGGCGAGACCGAGGAGGGCGGTTTCCTCACCACTTCCTACGCCACGCATCACCGCCATTCCTGCATCGGCGCGCGTGCCGGCTTCGGCGATCTGTTGATCGGCGCCGGCGCCCTGATGATCGAGGCCAACGGGCTCGATGCCGAGAAGCACGCGCATATCCGCGAGGCGATGGTCGAGCTCATCACCATCACCGAGAGTTTCTATGCCTGCGGCGTTGCGTCCTCGGTCTATTGCACCGGGGATCCGGCCGGCTCGGTGATGCCCGATGCGGTATTCTCCAACATCGGCAAGCTGCTGCTGGCGACCAAGATCTACGACATGCACCGTGTCGCACATTACGTCTCGGGTGGGCTCATTGTCGCGCTGCCGGGTCCTGACGAGGACCACAATCCGGAGACGCGCGCCTCGCTCGCCGCTGTCATGGGCGGGCGGCCCGATATTCCGGCCGAGCAGCGCGCCGAGGTGGCGCGGCTGATCGAGGACCTCACGGTCTCGCACGAAGCCGGCTGGTATTCCGTGATCTCGCTGCACGGCGGCGGTTCGCCGGAGGCGATGAAGCGCGAGATCTGGCGCAACTATCCGGTGATGGAGAAGGCCGAGCTGGTCGAGAATTTGCTCGGCCGCGGCCTTGTCGACGAAGGACGGCGGGTGTCGAAGCAGCCCGGCCGCTGCTGCGCCACCGGCTGCGAGGTGCCGGCGCCGTCGGAGCGGGTGCTGGAGCAGGTGCCTGATCTCGTGAGGTGA
- a CDS encoding TetR/AcrR family transcriptional regulator, which translates to MQMRESRKEAVSRHKRELILDAARSVFVEEGLEGASLRAIATRAGYTPAALYFHFESKEAIYAEVLRQSLASLGDAVSAAVATTRGAKQRLHAAGMGFFRYYADHPRDLDLGFYLFRGGMKPAGLGHDRDHELNAALEAALHPIAEAAEALGASRQKANTVMVDCFAHATGLLLLLHTGRIRMFGASAPDLMDAYLRDKVAQLGKG; encoded by the coding sequence ATGCAGATGCGCGAGAGCAGGAAGGAAGCGGTCAGCCGCCACAAGCGGGAGCTGATCCTCGATGCGGCGCGCAGCGTGTTCGTCGAGGAAGGCCTCGAGGGCGCGAGCCTGCGGGCCATCGCGACGCGGGCCGGCTACACCCCGGCGGCGCTGTATTTCCACTTCGAGTCCAAGGAGGCGATCTATGCCGAGGTGCTGCGGCAGTCGCTGGCCTCGCTCGGCGACGCCGTCAGCGCGGCGGTCGCCACGACGCGCGGCGCCAAACAGAGGCTGCACGCCGCGGGCATGGGTTTCTTCCGCTATTATGCGGATCATCCGCGCGACCTCGATCTGGGCTTCTACCTGTTCCGCGGCGGCATGAAGCCGGCCGGGCTCGGTCATGATCGCGACCACGAGCTGAACGCCGCGCTGGAAGCCGCGCTGCATCCGATCGCCGAAGCCGCCGAGGCGCTCGGCGCATCCAGGCAGAAGGCGAACACCGTGATGGTGGATTGCTTCGCCCACGCCACCGGCCTGCTGCTGTTGCTGCACACCGGCCGCATCAGGATGTTCGGCGCGTCCGCGCCCGATCTGATGGACGCCTATCTCCGCGACAAGGTCGCGCAGCTCGGCAAGGGGTGA